The following nucleotide sequence is from Bacillus horti.
CTTAACTTTTCCAATTGGCATTAGTCAGCTTTATGAATCGTACACGCAAGCACCGGGATACATATCTGGGTCGGATATTTACTTTGGAGATTTATCAATGGAAACGTTTCAGGATCTATACGTGATTAACGGGTTTATGGATGCGGTGCATCTTCCTGATCAGCCGTTAACCTCCGTTGAGTTTAACTGTGGAGATGGAAATTTTGGCTCGAATTATGGTGGCCGATATGACCCTTCAGCAGCTGACTTCAAAACACGAATGTGTATTGCTCAAGGGAATCGCCTATTAAACTATTATTTGTTTACAGGGGGAGTAAATTATCGATTAGAGCCTGCTCCTCAGGATGGAAATGATAGAGTTGCGTTTACTGGTGAACGACATGGCTTTGCAGCGCCAGTAAGTCCTGAAGGTGAGCTAAACTACACTTTTCCTAGAATGGCACGCTCGATAAGGACAGCTATGGCGGTTGCTGATAAGCTAGCGGAAATGAAGGAAGAGCATGACGCTGTTTCATTTGCTTTTATTCCGGATTATTTTATGACGGAATATCGCTACCCTAAAAGCTCTGTGATGGCTGAAATCCTAAGCAACATTGAAGCTAATCGTGCAGGTGGGGCATGGGAGATTGTAGCTAGGGCTATGCTATTAACTTGCTATCGTTTTGGTTCAGTGGATATTCAAAACAAAGAACTCGATCCGAAGAAAACCCCTGTCTTAGTCGTACCTTCTGCACGCTATTTAGATGCTAGTGTACAGCATAAGTTGGCTGATTATTTGGAGCAGGGAGGAGCGATATTCCTTTATGGTGAAGTCCCTCTTTATGATATGGAGGGTAGAGAATGTACGGTACTGGCAGATAAGCTTGGTGTGAAACCAAAGGGAATGAGCCTCGGGGCTGAGAATTACTGGCTGTCTGTTATAGCTGATAGCTGGGCAGCAGCGAGACCAGAGGTACGTACCCATGCAGCACAGACATTTGAAGTAGAAAAGGCAACGCCAATTATGCGGGTCTATGACACAAATGAGGTTTGTGGCTTTGAAGCAGCAGTCGGGAAGGGAAAAGCTATTGTTTTGGCAACACCGTATCCTTGTGATCTATCCTTCTTTAAAAAGGTTTTTGAAAGACTTGGAGCTCCCGCAGCACTAGCACATGACTACGAGCATCATGGTTTATTCATCACAACCACTGCTTCAGCAAAGGGAGAAAGATTTCTTCATGTATTGAATCTTGATGGGCTTGATAAAGAGCTTCACTTTTATGAGCAAGGAAATAAGCTGTTTGACGGAAGAAAACTCCTTATACAAAGTAAGGATGGAGTGATGCTCCCTCTTAATGTCATGTATGAAAGCTATAAAATTGTTTATTCTACCGCAGAGATCATAGAAGTGGATAAAAATAAAATCAGCTTTAGGCTGACTCAAGCTGAAGATGTGATTGCGTTGGAGACGAACTGTACAATAGCACTTCACGATGAGTATAAAGTAGAAGTGAAGG
It contains:
- a CDS encoding beta-galactosidase, which translates into the protein MIEIKDKMILIDGKPQLIMCGEIHYYRLNKEDWQDRIDKLKEAGCNAVASYVPWLCHEYQEGQFDLVGRTRPELDLAGFIDLCKENDLYFFVRPGPFIMAEMKNEGIPYWVYEKHPEIVPISWDGEEATTKTIDYLADGFLQEVRNWYKEVMGFITPRLYHRGGNIIGVQLDNEIGMLSWVSNKPDLTDHVLKDFVTWLEHSYSGSELSERYPWYGSDFEKLKASVRSPEDTYAAALLHDLGYYMRNRFARYVNILRSYAEEFDVKDIPFVVNIHGTGQGRGLTFPIGISQLYESYTQAPGYISGSDIYFGDLSMETFQDLYVINGFMDAVHLPDQPLTSVEFNCGDGNFGSNYGGRYDPSAADFKTRMCIAQGNRLLNYYLFTGGVNYRLEPAPQDGNDRVAFTGERHGFAAPVSPEGELNYTFPRMARSIRTAMAVADKLAEMKEEHDAVSFAFIPDYFMTEYRYPKSSVMAEILSNIEANRAGGAWEIVARAMLLTCYRFGSVDIQNKELDPKKTPVLVVPSARYLDASVQHKLADYLEQGGAIFLYGEVPLYDMEGRECTVLADKLGVKPKGMSLGAENYWLSVIADSWAAARPEVRTHAAQTFEVEKATPIMRVYDTNEVCGFEAAVGKGKAIVLATPYPCDLSFFKKVFERLGAPAALAHDYEHHGLFITTTASAKGERFLHVLNLDGLDKELHFYEQGNKLFDGRKLLIQSKDGVMLPLNVMYESYKIVYSTAEIIEVDKNKISFRLTQAEDVIALETNCTIALHDEYKVEVKDGLTYVFSQKHAKVDDRLTVYFEG